From the genome of Aerococcus urinaehominis:
ATATTCTATTCATTTGCTTCAGCTTGACTGCTAGATTCACTCTGTTTGTCTTGCTTAGCTGTATCTTGGTCTGTCTCAGTATTGTCAATTTCAAATTGGTCAAAGGTGTCTTGTAAAGCCTTATCAGTAATTTCTACCTGATACTTGTCAAGTAAATCTAAAATAATTTGCTTAACAGTGTTCGCATCATTTAATTTTTCTTTTTTTAGTTTGCTAGTGAGTTGGTCTTTCTCCTCTTCAAAACTAGCCTTTTCTGGTTTCTTATCAACCTTGATAATGTGATAGCCGTATTGACTTTTGACCGGTTGCTTGGTGTATTCGCCTTCTTTAAGGGCGAAGGCAGCATCTTCAAATTCTTTGACCATGCTTCCTTTTTTTACTGCTCCTAGGGCGCCACCTTTTTCTTTAGAACCAGGATCAGTTGAATGCTCTTTAGCTAGTTCAGCAAAATCACTACCAGATTCTAATTGTTTGATTAAGTCTTTAGCTTGGTTTTCATCTGCAACCAGGATATGACTGACTTCGATAGCAGGCTGGTAGTTTTCATACGCTGCTTTTAATTCTTCGTCAGAGATATTGATTTGTTTTTCAGCCGTCTCACTTAGCAAACGGTAGTAGCGTAGTGATTCTGCATAGGCTTCTTTATTAGCGAGGCCAGACTGTTGGACCACCTTATTGAGATTCTCTTCGCTACCGGCTTGTTTTTCCATAGCTTGGACTTGATCTTTAACTTGTTTGTCGATTTCCTTGACGTGTTCTTGACCTAACTCCTGTTCAAAGATATCAGTTAAAATTAGCTTCTGTAGAATATTTTCGCCAGTTGTTTCCTTAACCTCTGTTAAGATATCCGCATTAGTAATGCTAATGTTTTTTCCGGTAGCGACTTGATCAGTTTCATCTACTGTTTTCTGACAGCCTGCAAGGCTGATAAGGCTGAGAGTTGCCAATAGCATGTATTTAGCTTTATTTTTTGTGATCATTCAGTGGTTGACTCCTTACTTTTGCTTGTTAGCTTGAAATTTTATTTGACTTTCAGCTAGATGACTTTGCGTTTGAGCAATTTTTTCCTGAAGACGATTGCGTTGGGGAACAGTTGTCCGATTAAAATCATCAATCGCTAAAGTGATTTCATCACGGGCAACTTTTAAAGAAGATATCCCTTGTTGGGCTAGATCAGTAATTGCTATTTGGCCTTGTGCAATATCTCCTTGCAAGTCTTTAGCAGCATAGGAAACATCATTGATATATTTTTTAAAAACTTTACGGTTGGTTTTGCCATCATAAGGGGTGTTGACGAGGCCGACAATTGCCCCAGCTAGACCACCAAAGATAAGGCCGGTAAAAAATCGTTTCATAAATTATCCCTCAATTTCTGCATGAATTGCCTCGGCAATAGTTTGTAAATCCTGGGCTTGGTAATCTGCTTCGTGCGTTTCCCATTTTAACCCAAATCCATCTTGATCACGGTTATAGCGTGGAATTAAATGGATATGACTATGGAAGACACTTTGGAAGGCTACCTCACCGTTATTATTAAGAATGTTTAGACCCTCCATATCGGGGAATGCTTTTTTGAGTGCTTGCGCAATAGTTGGGATGCGTTTAAAAACAGCAGAGGCATCTTTACTATCATAGTCAAAAATATCAGCTAAATGTTTTTTTGGTACAAGCAGGGTATGTCCCTTGGTTACTTGACTTTGATCGAGAAAGGCAGCTACAACCTCATCCTCATAAACCATATTAGTGGGAATCTGTCCATTAGCAATTTTACAAAAAATACAATTTTCAGACATAAGAATCCTCCTTTTAAAATAGTGTATTATTAACTGATTTTATCACACTATGAGAGGCTTGCCCAATTATAGTGATAATTTTACTTTTATATTAAACTTAATTTAATAGGTCGCTAAAGTATTATTCTTTTGCTAAACTTAGACCACTATATACCTAATACCTAGAAAGAGGGAGATTATGACTCTAGTTGTAAATCATCTGAGCGGTGGTTACCTACAACGACCTATCATTCACGATTTAAGTTTTAATCTGGCACCAGGGGAAGTGGTAGCCTTAATTGGTCTTAACGGGGCGGGTAAATCAACCACTATCAAGCATCTAATCGGATTAATGCAACCCATGCAAGGGGAGATTCTATTAGCTGGAAATAGTTTGAAAAGCAACCCAAGTCAGTACCGCCAAGACTTTACCTATATTCCCGAAACGCCAATCTTGTATGAGG
Proteins encoded in this window:
- a CDS encoding YtxH domain-containing protein; amino-acid sequence: MKRFFTGLIFGGLAGAIVGLVNTPYDGKTNRKVFKKYINDVSYAAKDLQGDIAQGQIAITDLAQQGISSLKVARDEITLAIDDFNRTTVPQRNRLQEKIAQTQSHLAESQIKFQANKQK
- a CDS encoding peptidylprolyl isomerase encodes the protein MITKNKAKYMLLATLSLISLAGCQKTVDETDQVATGKNISITNADILTEVKETTGENILQKLILTDIFEQELGQEHVKEIDKQVKDQVQAMEKQAGSEENLNKVVQQSGLANKEAYAESLRYYRLLSETAEKQINISDEELKAAYENYQPAIEVSHILVADENQAKDLIKQLESGSDFAELAKEHSTDPGSKEKGGALGAVKKGSMVKEFEDAAFALKEGEYTKQPVKSQYGYHIIKVDKKPEKASFEEEKDQLTSKLKKEKLNDANTVKQIILDLLDKYQVEITDKALQDTFDQFEIDNTETDQDTAKQDKQSESSSQAEANE
- a CDS encoding HIT family protein, giving the protein MSENCIFCKIANGQIPTNMVYEDEVVAAFLDQSQVTKGHTLLVPKKHLADIFDYDSKDASAVFKRIPTIAQALKKAFPDMEGLNILNNNGEVAFQSVFHSHIHLIPRYNRDQDGFGLKWETHEADYQAQDLQTIAEAIHAEIEG